The following proteins are encoded in a genomic region of Cryptomeria japonica chromosome 11, Sugi_1.0, whole genome shotgun sequence:
- the LOC131038168 gene encoding uncharacterized protein LOC131038168 isoform X2: MNKVGGRAAGIDPVFSSISVDHSQSVTVKWLEAMHSSAFLPPETQSHAFNRTLLLRHLTVDHVEPGLVISTLKVKPSIANVYDTLHGGAVAMIASIMGLAAVKTVAGDKEFVQTEINISCLSAARIGKPMYFKFRGKHQLVRVTGI; this comes from the exons ATGAATAAGGTGGGAGGAAGAGCAGCGGGAATCGATCCCGTCTTCTCCTCTATCTCTGTTGATCACTCTCAATCTGTAACGGTGAAATGGCTCGAGGCTATGCATTCATCTGCTTTTCTTCCGCCTGAAACACAATCCCACGCCTTCAACCGCACTCTACTTCTCCGTCATTTGACAGTCGATCATGTGGAGCCTGGCCTTGTCATTTCGACTCTCAAAGTCAAGCCCTCCATTGCG AATGTATATGATACATTGCATGGAGGAGCGGTGGCAATGATTGCGAGTATTATGGGATTGGCGGCTGTGAAGACGGTTGCCGGAGATAAAGAGTTTGTACAGACTGAAATTAACATTTCTTGCCTGTCTGCTGCACGCATTGGA AAACCCATGTATTTCAAATTCAGAGGGAAACACCAACTTGTTAGGGTCACTGGAATTTGA
- the LOC131038168 gene encoding uncharacterized protein LOC131038168 isoform X3, with the protein MNKVGGRAAGIDPVFSSISVDHSQSVTVKWLEAMHSSAFLPPETQSHAFNRTLLLRHLTVDHVEPGLVISTLKVKPSIANVYDTLHGGAVAMIASIMGLAAVKTVAGDKEFVQTEINISCLSAARIGVQYSTCIQAVSDMYPFQIR; encoded by the exons ATGAATAAGGTGGGAGGAAGAGCAGCGGGAATCGATCCCGTCTTCTCCTCTATCTCTGTTGATCACTCTCAATCTGTAACGGTGAAATGGCTCGAGGCTATGCATTCATCTGCTTTTCTTCCGCCTGAAACACAATCCCACGCCTTCAACCGCACTCTACTTCTCCGTCATTTGACAGTCGATCATGTGGAGCCTGGCCTTGTCATTTCGACTCTCAAAGTCAAGCCCTCCATTGCG AATGTATATGATACATTGCATGGAGGAGCGGTGGCAATGATTGCGAGTATTATGGGATTGGCGGCTGTGAAGACGGTTGCCGGAGATAAAGAGTTTGTACAGACTGAAATTAACATTTCTTGCCTGTCTGCTGCACGCATTGGA GTACAGTATTCAACGTGTATCCAGGCTGTATCGGATATGTATCCGTTTCAGATACGGTAA
- the LOC131038168 gene encoding uncharacterized protein LOC131038168 isoform X1, with protein MNKVGGRAAGIDPVFSSISVDHSQSVTVKWLEAMHSSAFLPPETQSHAFNRTLLLRHLTVDHVEPGLVISTLKVKPSIANVYDTLHGGAVAMIASIMGLAAVKTVAGDKEFVQTEINISCLSAARIGVELEVEAKVLKLGKSIATTSIDIRNKDSKQVTFQCRCTFYSMPTSCI; from the exons ATGAATAAGGTGGGAGGAAGAGCAGCGGGAATCGATCCCGTCTTCTCCTCTATCTCTGTTGATCACTCTCAATCTGTAACGGTGAAATGGCTCGAGGCTATGCATTCATCTGCTTTTCTTCCGCCTGAAACACAATCCCACGCCTTCAACCGCACTCTACTTCTCCGTCATTTGACAGTCGATCATGTGGAGCCTGGCCTTGTCATTTCGACTCTCAAAGTCAAGCCCTCCATTGCG AATGTATATGATACATTGCATGGAGGAGCGGTGGCAATGATTGCGAGTATTATGGGATTGGCGGCTGTGAAGACGGTTGCCGGAGATAAAGAGTTTGTACAGACTGAAATTAACATTTCTTGCCTGTCTGCTGCACGCATTGGA GTTGAATTGGAGGTTGAAGCAAAGGTGTTAAAGTTGGGAAAGAGTATAGCAACAACCTCCATTGACATAAGAAACAAGGATTCAAAACAAGTAACATTTCAATGTCGATGCACATTTTATAGCATGCCAACATCATGCATATGA
- the LOC131038189 gene encoding uncharacterized protein LOC131038189, whose amino-acid sequence MEEQQPLSVTAARICRELENVFVTAEASGLDPRQTIVKEIMKTAKGRGHVVVHGVGREGLMMKGFAMRLFHLGLNTACVGDMTAPHVGPGDLLIASAGPGGFGSVNAIIARAKQDGARVLLLTAQPGGSAARLADVVAVVPAQTMAHDAGKTCASVLPMGSLYEGGLFLFFEMAILALAPALKQTAETMSSRHTNLE is encoded by the coding sequence ATGGAGGAGCAACAGCCCCTGTCTGTAACGGCGGCCAGAATTTGCAGAGAGCTGGAGAATGTGTTTGTGACAGCAGAGGCGAGTGGGCTCGATCCAAGGCAGACAATtgtgaaagaaatcatgaaaacggCTAAAGGCAGAGGTCACGTGGTGGTCCATGGCGTAGGGAGGGAAGGGCTGATGATGAAAGGGTTTGCCATGAGACTCTTTCACTTAGGCCTCAACACCGCCTGCGTGGGGGATATGACCGCGCCGCACGTCGGCCCTGGCGACTTGCTGATTGCAAGCGCGGGTCCGGGCGGGTTTGGAAGTGTAAATGCAATAATTGCGCGGGCCAAGCAGGACGGCGCGAGGGTTCTTTTGCTCACTGCGCAGCCCGGCGGCTCGGCCGCTCGCCTTGCCGATGTCGTGGCGGTTGTTCCTGCTCAAACGATGGCTCATGACGCCGGAAAAACTTGCGCTTCTGTGTTGCCGATGGGGAGCCTGTACGAGGGCGGTCTCTTTCTTTTCTTTGAGATGGCGATTCTTGCCCTAGCCCCTGCTTTGAAGCAGACCGCAGAGACCATGAGCTCCAGGCACACTaatcttgaataa